The nucleotide sequence CTGGTAGTGGGATCAAGAGGTACTGTGTGGAAGAAATCatccttttcttgcttttcctccCCCATATTAGAAAATGTATTGGAGGACATTTTAAACAAAGTTGCTTCCCAACAGCACCCAGACCAATTCAAAGCAACATAAGGAACTGTGCCATTAGAAAAGTCATTTTAGGCCAGCGGGGGGGAGATGGAAATGTGGGCAATGAAATACATCTCAGTGAAAAATGAGGGAGTTGATCCAGTTGACCTTTCCCAATAGAAATACATGGTGGGTGCAAGACACTGCCCTCCAGAAATGCCTTATCTGCTCTCCATAGCTAGTGTTCCAGCCTGCTGAGGTTACAGCACTAACGCTGGCCCCTTTTTTGGCTTCATCCCTGTGTCTAGTTGATGAAGACAGCAGAACTGGACCCTCGGCAGAACTACCTGGTGGGGTTTCATCCCCACGGAGTCCTGGCAGCTGGAGCCTTTCTCAATTTCTGCACAGACGCATCTGACTTCTCCAAACTCTTCCCGGGCATCACTCCCCACCTGATGATGCTTTCACTGTGGTTTCGTGTCCCGTTCCTCAGGGACTATTTGATGAGTGGAGGTAAGGAGCGTGGGCCCCTGGCAAGCAGTGGTATGTGTGGGTGCTTTTTTGAGGAACATAGAGTGAAGATGCATGGGGAAGAGGAGTCAAGGGTCTGTTTTCCCTCATCTCGGGCAAATTGGATCCTTTTCATGGACACAGCTATTCAAGATGGCAACCCAAAACCTCTGAAGTTAAAAACTGCCCTCCTTGCTGATATCTCTGTTGTTCAACTCCATAAATGGTCTCTGTGCTCAGGGCATCACTTTGCCAGGTGCTGTGTAACAGCAAAATGCTGAGCTCATTGTGAACATAAATGTTGAGAGCTGCAGGCCAGGATGTTCCTGTatttctttccataaaaaatatatattcaggCTTGAAattgtgaggaaaaaaacccctctttttCTGAAACATCCGCTGCTTCCAGGGAAGCAGCATCCAGAGACAGAGGATGAAAATAGCATGCTGCTGTAACGGCATGTGGCAGGGGGTGAAGATGTAGTggaaaggaacaggaaaatgtACGGGTAAAAATTAAACTGAGAGAGTCAAAAGGGAGTTTTGAGTGAATTTTGGACACTGGCAGGATGACCTCCATCTGTCAGCAGTGGCCTTGGCAATGGTCCCTTCTCCAGCTGAATGTGGGCAGAATTCAATAGGCTAAACATAAGCATCCAGTTCCATCTGATGCACTCCAGGGTATCCATTACCCTGTTTTCCACATAAACTatggctcctgctgccagagTATTTACATGGAGAGTGAGAAATCCAAACAGTGAGATTTATGAGAGACTTATGACCTAGGTGAGGGAAAGTTTAATCACTGTAATGTCCAAGTTGGGTGCATAACTCATTTTCAGGTCAATTGAATCCACTTCACAATGAAGTTTAAATGTGCAAATTATTTCAGAccctgaaacaatttttttaatagtcaAAACAATGTTCTTTTGTAATTTCTGAATTAAAGATTTCTATCTTATTCAAGTAAACAGCACCAAGGGACCAAATCCTTAATCAAATTCCATTTTCAATTAGCACCATCTactgaaatgtgtgtgtgttttgacGTAAAGCAAATGTTTCTCTGACTTCAGAATTAttcagaactggacacagtcTCACTTGGCAACAAATTGAATCAGAGTTTTCCTAGGGCTCAAGTGCAGCTAGTTccccatttaatttttttcgTAATTTTTTTGTCACTTCTCACTTCCGATTCAGACAGCAAAAAGATAATTGTGTAATCAACCAGCAGAACTGTGTGCAAATCTAGCACCTTTtaagggagctgggatggggttttCACCTCTGAAAACAAAGCGTTTAGCACCTCTCCAGAGATGgattatgaggaaaaaaaatccagagaaaacCACAGACGGGtgggttttacttttttttcttctctgctctccaggcctcATCCCCTCTGACAAGGAGAGTGCATCCTATGTGCTGCAGAAGCCAGAAGGTGGGAACTTGCTGGCCATCATTGTTGGTGGGGCACAGGAGGCACTGGATGCTCGCCCAGGATCCTTCACCTTGCTGCTGAAGAACAGGAAGGGATTTGTGCGCCTGGCCATCCAGAATGGGTGAGGAAGAGGGTGCTGAGGGACGGCTGCTTGGCTCTCTGGCTGGTTAATGGGGTGTTTCTGTTCCTGAGAAGAATGAAGGAGTTTTGGAATGGGCTCTGCTGATCATGACACCCTATTGGTTTTGTCTCTCTGCAGAACTCCCCTGGtccctgccttttcctttgGGGAGAATGATCTCTTTGATCAGGTGAAGAATCCCAAGGGCTCCTGGCTGCGGAGGATTCAGCATTTCCTCCAGCAGATCATGGGCatctcccttcccctcttccaTGCACGAGGCATCTTCCAGTACAGCTTTGGGGTGATACCCTACCGACGGCCCATCTGCACTGTGGGTGAGTCAATCCACTGAACTCTGACATGATGTCAGACACACTCAGGCCAGCCAAActggggaaacagggacagtCCCTGGGTTGTGGCATCCTCCTGCCAGGCTGAAGCATCATGCCAAGAGAGCACAAGCAGTGGTAGGCTAGAAATGTGCTGCAAAGCTGCCTTCCAAACTGTTCACGTACCTCCCTGGTTTGGCAATCTGGTTTGAGCTCATGACAGCTCCCAGCCcatctgggctgtgctgggaaaagccCCAGAGCAAATGTGGCCAGCCTCACCCCTCTTGTGAGATGTAGACAACCCCAACACCACAACATGGTGACAAACACTGCGATAGGGTTGTGTTAAGCATCTTCCAAGGCAGTTTTACAAACACAAGTAGgaccagcaggtcaagggaaaTGCTCTAAGGGTTTGGTGCACCTGGGAGACAgggtgggagagctggggatgttcagcctggagaagagaag is from Cinclus cinclus chromosome 2, bCinCin1.1, whole genome shotgun sequence and encodes:
- the MOGAT2 gene encoding 2-acylglycerol O-acyltransferase 2; translation: MKIEFAPRSVPLQRRLQTASVAQWIFSFLGLAQCCIAAFIGLFFTRFWLVSVLYAAWWLIDREKPSKGGRRSHVVRNCVVWRYMRDYFPITLMKTAELDPRQNYLVGFHPHGVLAAGAFLNFCTDASDFSKLFPGITPHLMMLSLWFRVPFLRDYLMSGGLIPSDKESASYVLQKPEGGNLLAIIVGGAQEALDARPGSFTLLLKNRKGFVRLAIQNGTPLVPAFSFGENDLFDQVKNPKGSWLRRIQHFLQQIMGISLPLFHARGIFQYSFGVIPYRRPICTVVGKPIPVQKKYRPSEEEVDQVHQNYLNELSQLFEKHKAKHNIPEDCHLEFI